The Streptomyces sp. NBC_00483 genome contains the following window.
CCCGCGCGGAGGCCGGGAGTTGCTGGCGCAGCAGGCCGATGGCGACCTGGGCCACGGTGAAGGCGTCGGCCGCGTTGATCCCGGCCTCCGGGTAGGCGGCGGCGTGCGCGGACTTCCCGGTGTACGCGACCTTGGAGTGGCTGACCGCGAACGGCTGCGCCTCGGCGACGTCGACCGGCGCCGGGTGCGCCATCATCGCGAGGTCGACCCCGGCGAAGGCGCCCCGGTCGAGCAGCTCGATCTTGCCGCCGCCGCCCTCCTCGGCGGGCGTGCCGTAGACCTCCACGGTGAGCCCCAGGTCGTCGGCGACGGCGGCGAGGCCGAGGGCGGCGCCGACGGACGAGGCCGCGATCAGGTTGTGGCCGCACGCGTGGCCGAGGCCGGGCAGCGCGTCGTACTCGGCGCACAGCGCGATCCGCCGCGGCCCGCTGCCGAAGGAGGCGTGGAACGCGGTGTCCAGGCCCAGATACTTCGACGTGACGTCGAATCCGGCCCGGTCGAGCAGCTCCGGCACGGCGGCGGCCGCCCGGTGTTCCTCCCAGGCGGTCTCCGGGTCGGCGTGCAACTGCTCGGACAGGGCGATCAGTTGGCCTGCGTGCCGGTCGACCTCCTTGCGGGTCGCCTCCTTCAGGGCACTCATCACTGGTCTCCCGGAACGCCGTACGAGGGCGAGCTCG
Protein-coding sequences here:
- a CDS encoding M20 family metallopeptidase produces the protein MSALKEATRKEVDRHAGQLIALSEQLHADPETAWEEHRAAAAVPELLDRAGFDVTSKYLGLDTAFHASFGSGPRRIALCAEYDALPGLGHACGHNLIAASSVGAALGLAAVADDLGLTVEVYGTPAEEGGGGKIELLDRGAFAGVDLAMMAHPAPVDVAEAQPFAVSHSKVAYTGKSAHAAAYPEAGINAADAFTVAQVAIGLLRQQLPASARVHGVVTHAGDAPNAIPERTSGRWYVRAETLAELAELEPRVMRAFEAGALATGCELEIEPESKPYAEFRADESALAHYRANALDLGREFAPPGQAARMNRASTDMGNVSQVVPAIHPYIGIGSLPAINHQHEFAAYCVGGTAERALLDAAVALAWTGVDRAGPSEEATT